The nucleotide window ATATTTTTATTTATTAGGATTAGTTATGTGAATTTTCAAAATATGGATTATTATTAACATGATTTTATTTATTATTTCTTTTATTTGCGTCCTACTCTCCTCTTATCTTTTGACAGGAGTATTCTTGAGTAAAACAAAAATTGAAAAAAAATACACTGCCTCAGGGGCTATATCTCTTTTCTTAATATTTTTTGCTCAGGTGGTTGCAACTTTTGAATTTTTATCCCTATTTAAAGCTATTAATGTACCTTGTGTATTGATTGCTAATGTATTGGTTTTGATTGCAAGCTTTTATTTATGGGTTAAATGTGGAAAAATTGTTTATGTTCCGCAACTAAAAACGTCAGCATATAGAATATACAAAGCACTTTGTAAAGACAAACTATTATTGGCAATGGGAATATTTTTTATATTCTTTTTAATAATAACGGCAATTTTATCTGTAGTTTCCGGTGTAAATGCTTACGATTCACTAGTCTATCACGTTTCACGCTCGGTTTTTTGGGTGGCTCAAGGCTCTCTGGCTCATTATGAAATTGCTGACATCAGAAGTCTTATAATGCCTATAAACTCCGAAATAATATATGCTTGGAACATATTATTCTTTAAAGAAGGTGTCGGATTAGGTTTGCTCTCTTTTTCAGCTTTCATAGTATCCGTTATAGCACTGTATTCGTTTTTGAAAGAGTTACATTTCTCTACAAGAAAAATGCTCTGGAGCGTTTTTATCTTTTCATCACTTGCGTCTATTGTTGCTCAAGCGTCTAGCACTGAAACAGATTTGCTGTTAGGGGCTTTGGTTTTTTGTTCTGTCTATTTATTTTTTATAGGGGCAAAAGAAAAAAATGCCCCTTATTTATATATGTCATCTTTGGCTTATGCACTCGCTATTGGTACCAAAACCCCTGCAATAATGGCGTTTCCATCATTTTTGTTGATTTGCTTTGTGATTGTTCATTTGTATGGAAATAAAGAATATCGATTTGCTTTTTCAAACTTTTTCAGGTTTTTATTATTGAATTTCGTGATTTTTGCTTCATATAACTACGTGTTAAATGCTATACAATTTGGCAATCCGCTCTCAAATTCTATGGCGTATGAGTACCATTCTTGTTATGGCGGAGTAAAAGGCTTTATTGCAAATTTGATTCACAACACATTTTTGTTGTTTGATTTTAGTGGTTTTAGTTATTCAAATGTATTTGGTCCAATAATTTTAAAAATTCAGGCTGCAATATTTTCTTATTTGCATATAAACCCCAAACTTGGGGTTATCTCAAGTCAAGATACTTTAAATAACACTCTTATAGACCCTTATATCGGGCTTGGTATGTTGGGGTTGATTTGTTTTATTCCTGCTCTTTTCATTGCTATTTTTAAATCATTGATAAACCAAAAAAGCAAAAGAAATATACTCTTGGCTGCAATATCCCTTTCCTTTTTTATTAATATGATTGTTTTGTCTTTTTCTCTTGGGTATATGGTTTTCAGCGTTAGGTTTATAGCCTTTTTTGCGGTGGTGGCATCTCCTGTTTTGGTATTTTCTTATATAAAATCAAATAAAAATATTTTAAAATACTTGATTTTGTTTTTTGTATTTTCTTATTTTTGCGTAATATCTATTAATTTGAAAACAAGGCCGTTTTTGGTTATTATGAGCCAATTTAATGCGGGATATACTGCAAAAGAAGTCCGTAAAACAATGGGCTGCTCTGAAACATTGGCTTTTGAAGGTGATGCAGATGTTTGCTCCGTATTAAGATATATTGATGAAGATTCTAAAAATAAAAGTATCCTTGTCTTTAGCAATACTGTGTTTAAAGCCTATAATGTCAAGCTTTTGGCTTTAAATGGTTGGACTGTGGACTTTGCTTTATTGGAGGATTTAGACAAAATTAATCTCGATAATTATAAGTATATTATCGCCAATAACGCACTGATTGAAGCTATGAATGTAAAATATCCAGAAAGACTTTATGATTATACATTGGCAAAAAATGCAGTTTATTTTACAAAAAAACGTGCTTCAAGTTGCGTTTATAAAGACCGTTTCGGGGGGATTTTTGCAGGTGACGCTAATAAAAAAGTTGTTTACAGTGCTTGCTATTTACCTCAAAAATCAATTAAGCGTCAAGGATTTTATCTGAAAAAAGTCGTTCCAAAACTATATGACGATGACCCTACACATAAAAATACCATTTTGCTTTTTGAAAAACCAGAAAGTTTTGGACGGAGAGATATTCGACAATAGCGGGCGTGTATAAAAACAAAGCTTTACTCAATTTCGGCTTTGCTTTTAAGAAGTCAACTTTATCTAAAAACTCCGTAATAGTTTCATAAACTTTTATTTTGTTTTTTATTGCAAATAAAACTTTATTCAACCTTTCTCAAATCGCTTCAACAAAGTTGGCTATTCGCTGTTAAACTTTTCCGTGCTATAATCCTTCTATGGGTAAAAAACAAATTTCATTAAACAGAAAAGCATTCCACGAGTACCATATCTTTGACAAATACGTCGCAGGCATGGTGCTTACAGGTACTGAAATAAAATCTATAAGAAAAGGTAGCGTTAATTTTAAGGACAGTTTCGTTAAAATAGAAAATGCTGAAGCCTTTTTGTACAATTGTCATATTAGCCCTTATGAGCAAGGAAACCGCTACAATGTAGACCCGTTGCGTGTTCGCAAACTTTTGCTCAACAAAAAAGAAATTGAAAAAATTATCGGGAAAATAAAAAAAGACGGCTACACAATAGTTCCGATTGAAATGTTTTTATCTGATGGCTGGGCAAAGCTGGAAATAGCACTTGCTAAAGGTAAAAAACTGTATGACAAGCGTGATGACTTGGCTAAAAAGGCTCAAAACCGCGATATTCAAAGGGCGATGAAAGTCAGATAACTATTTGAAAGTAAGCAGGGCTTCAATTTTTACATCTAAAAATTTTGAAAGCTCCAAAACCTTTGCCAGCGACATATTAGCCTTGCCACATTCTATGTTTGCAACGTAATTTTGAGAGACATTCATTATCTCTGCGAGTCTTTCCTGTGTCAGGTCTTTTTTTATACGTTCGATTTTTACATTTTTACCGAACTTTTTAAGTAGGGTTTGTTTCTATTCATAATTTATAAGTATATAAATATTGACTTATAAATTATAGAAGGTTGGCTATGAATAAGGGCAAAGTCGCTTTTGTCACTCCTGTTTATACAGATTCTGACTTTGAATCAGGCGGCGTTAAGCTTAATTTTATATTGATAAAAGATTACATCAAATATGTGAGGGGAATTTATGGTTAAAAATAAAATAGCTTTTATTACTTCAATTTACGTGGATACGGATTTTGATATGCTTGGGGAAAAACTGAGCTTTTTGTTGATAAATAATCTGGTAAAAAGTGGTTATGTTGTTGATTTGTTTGCAGACGAAGTTTTGGGAAACAGAGAACGTGTTATTGATAATATTTATAAAAAATCAGAATTTGATAGCAAAAAAAGAAATCATGCCTATGTTTTGACAGATGAGATTACCTCTGAGTCTTTAAATTTTAATCAATGTACTTGCCATCAAATAGTTGAATAAACATTTTAGCTTGGTCGGATTCATCGAGGTCAGCCGGCTTTTCGGTTTTGAGAGGAGCGTCTTTTTTCATCATTTGGGATAAATATTCTTCTTCCTCTTGCGTATGAATTTCGTTGTCATCAGTGTCGGATTTAGGAGCTAGTTCAACTTTTTTTTTTACATTTTGTTCAGGTTCTGTACCGTCACTGAGGTGAACTTCTATTTTTATTGATGCTACAGAAAAGAATTTTTTTGCTGCATTTTCTAATGGCAATTTTTTCGTGTCTTCTTTTGCTTGTCTGACAAAAATGTCTTTTGCAAATGAAATAGTTACTTTTTCAGGAGTTATTTCTATCGGGCGAGCCAAGCTGGAATAGAAGGCTCTAGAGGGCATACTTTCAATATTTTCGAGCAAAGAGTGCCAAGTCGTTCTTATATCACCGTCTGTAAGACAGGCAACTTTAACCTCTTGCGGGGTTTTGACTTCTTGCTTTTGAGGTGATGAAGCAGGCTTTTTGGTTTCTGTCGGTTCAGTCTGCTCAATTGGCTTTTGTGGCTCTTTGTCAATTGAATGAATTGGTTGTGTTGCATGGGGCTCAACGGGCTTTTTGACAGGTTGCAAGGCTTTTGATTGAGGTGCTGCCGTAATAGGCGAGCCGTTTGCAATTTGCGATTCTAACAAATCAATTCTTTTTGTCAGCGATGCGACGGTCATATTTGCCTGATTGTTAGCAATATCAATAAGACACAGCTCAAGCCATAAGTATTTATTTGTTGTTTCTTTAATTTGAGTTGCATAGTAAGAAAGCTTGTCTATTAGGGCGATTATTTGCTCAGGTTCAAAGCTTTCAGCTTGTGGTTTTGATTTTTCTATTGAATTTTCATTTAATTGTGTAAGGTTTAAAACAAGCGATTTATCGTTACAGTTTTTTAAAATCATCAAATCTCTGAAATATTGAATTAAGTTGTTTACGATTTGGATAGGTTCGTTGCCTTTGTTGTAGATTTTATCAATGAGCTCAATTGCTTTAGCTGAGTCTGAGTCGATAATACAAGTAGTAATATCAAAAAGCATTTCAAAAGATATTTTTCCCAAAAGTTCGTTGATATCTTCTATATTAATTTCTTTGTTTTGTCCCAAAACGCTGATTTGGTCTAATAGAGCTACAGCGTCACGCATACCGCCGGCTGAATTTTTGGCGATTGAGTAAAGAGCTTCTTTTGCGATATTTATTTTTTCTTGTTCTGAAATATAAGATAATCTTTTGACTATATCTTCTGTTGTAATTCTTCTGAAATCAAATCTTTGGCAACGGGAAATAATTGTTTCTAAAACTTTATGAGGTTCTGTGGTTGCAAGGATAAAGATAACGTTTTCAGGCGGTTCTTCAAGTGTTTTCAAAAGAGCATTGAAGGCGTGATTTGAAAGCATGTGAACTTCATCAATTACATATATTTTGTATCTGCCGTTGACCGGTACATATTGGATTTTTTCAAGTATAGCTTGAGTATCTTCGACACTTCTGTTGCTTGCAGCATCGATTTCAACAACATCAACTGGTACGGAGTTCATAATATCTAGGCAGCTCGGACATTTGCCGCACGGTTTTAATGTTGGACCTTCTTTGCAGTTTAGTGATTTAGCGAGAATTCTTGCAGATGATGTTTTGCCTGTTCCTCTCGGTCCGCAAAGCAAGTATGCGTGTGCAATGCGGTTTAGTTTTATTGCATTACTCAACGCATTTACGATATTTTCTTGTCCGATTAAATCGTAAAAAGTTTGAGGTCTGTATTTTCTATATAAAGGAACGTATTTTTCGCTCAATTGTTTACTCCGCTCAAAATTGATACTATAATTATATACGAATAATTTAAAAAATGGGCGTTTATGAACATAATTAAACCGAAAAAATTACAAAAAGGCGACACTATTGGCATTTTGGCAGTTTCAGGGCTTATAAAAGAGGCTGAAAAAATTAAAAAAGCCAAAAAATATTTTGAGGCTTTAGGTTATAAAGTTGTGCTTTCAAAAAATATTGATGAAAAATTTACTTGCATGGCTGGTACAGATGATGTTCGGCTAAAAGCATTACATAATTTTTTTGCTGACGAAAAAATTGATGCAATATTGTGTGCAAGAGGTGGTTACGGAGTTTTGAGGCTCGTTAAAAATATTGATTATGAATTGATAAAAAATAATCCGAAATTATTAATCGGTTATTCTGATATAACAGCATTGTTAGCTATGATATATAAGAATACAGGTTTGATAACTTTTCATGGGGCTATGGCTAACGGTGATTTCGGAGCTGATAAAATCGATGAATTTACAAAAGATTCTTTCTTCAGTGTAGTTACTTCAAAGGAAAAAGGTCTTGAATTCAAGGCTAAAGACGGTTTTAAAACTTATTCTTGCGGAGTTGCTAGAGGTATTCTCTGGGGAGGAAATCTCTCCACGATAACTACGCTTGCGGGCATTGATTTTATTCCTGACGAAAAATTCATTTTCTTTTTTGAAGATATCAACGAGCCTGCTTACAAGATTGACAGAATGCTTACGCAGCTTTTTAATATTGAAAAATTTAAAAATAATTTGGCTGGAATTGCAATCGGCGAATTTGTGGGTTTGGATAAACAAGAATATCTCGATGAATTTTTGGCAGACAAAGCTCAAAAACTTGATGTACCTGTTTCAGATGGATTTTATATTAGCCACGCTGCAAAAAAATACACGTTGCCTATAGGTGTCAAATCTGAATTTGACGCTAACTTAGGGCTTATAAAAACATTAGAAAGTGCGATAGTATAATGCAGGTAGAGAATTCATCTCCTCAAAACGGGATTTATAATGCTGATATGCAAGATTTATTTGAAATAAAAAATTTGGACATGCATTATCCGCTAAATGATGGCTTTATGGGGAAAAATAGCGGCTATGTATATGCTTTAAATGATGTGAATTTTAAAATATACGATGGCGAAATCCTCGGGCTCGTGGGAGAATCCGGGTGCGGAAAATCGACTTTGGGAAAGTGCGTTTTGCGTTTAATTGCACCAACTCACGGTGAAGTCTTATATAAAAAAGATGATGTCCTTAAAAAAAATAAAAAAGAATTGAAAATTTTTAGAGAACATGCACAACTCATTTTTCAAAATCCGTACGCCAGTTTAGACCCCAAAATGACCATTTATGAAACGTTGAAAGAGCCTCTTGTTATTCATGGCTACAAAGATAAAAATTTGATTGACGAGAAAATAAAAAATATAGCTGAACTTGTTGGGATTGAAGAACGTTCTTTATTTAATTATCCGCATGAATTTTCAGGCGGTCAACGGCAAAGAATTGCGATTGCAAGGGCAATAATATTGAGCCCCAAGTTTATTGTCGCAGATGAGCCGGTAAGTGCTCTGGATGTGAGCATTCAGGCTCAAATTATAAATTTGTTGCTAGATTTAAAGAAGAAGCTCAATTTGACGGTTCTTTTTGTTTCTCACGACTTGAGCGTTGTCAAATATGTTTCAGACAGGGTTGCTGTGATGTATTTGGGTGAAATTGTTGAGCTCGGTTTGAAAAACGAAATTTTCAATAATCCTAAACATCCTTATACAAAAGCTCTTTTGAGTGCAATCCCTACGATTAATCAAGATTTAAAGACAGAAAAAATATTGCTCGAAGGTGATTTGCCTTCACCTCAAAATCCACCAAAGGGTTGTAAATTTCATACACGTTGTCCTTATGCAAAAGAAATTTGTCGAGAAATAGAACCTCAAAAACAAGAGATTTCTTACACTCATTTTGCAAAATGCCATTTTGTGAACAGTTAATAACACGCATTGCAGTCACAATCGTGGCGACCATGCGTGCAATCAATATTTTCGATTATGGCAGTTGCTGGTGCCTCAGCTTCAACTATATCGCCATCTGTTTTCCAAGCACCAATATCAGAGTCATAATGACCTGTTGTTGAAAAAGAAAAACCAAAACCATCATTTAATTTTACTTCGCTAGACCATTCTGTTGTATATTCGTTTGGTTTTTTATCTCCATTTATATCGACAAGAATGTTTCCTCCAGAGATTGAATATGCCATTCCATCTGCTGTATAAAAAGTTATATCATAAGAGCCATGTTCCCAGCTCGTGCAAGCTTTACTATCGGCAGGAGCCATTGATGAAATGATATTAAAGTTTTTTGAATAAAACTCATCATACCAGCAGTTTGAGTCATCCTCGCATTTGTCTTCTATGTCAGAAAGGCTTTCCCCATTTTTAGCATAATTGTTCTGTAATGCCGTTGATAATTGAGAGTAAACCTTTTTTACTCCAGTAATCGTTTCTTGTTGATTTGTACTATTTAATAAGCTCGGTATTGTTAATGCTGCAATAACACCTATAATCACTAATGTGATAAGAACTTCTGCTAATGTGAATGCTTTTCTCATTTTATTTGCCTTTTTTATGCAATAAAGTATAACACATGCTTTTTATGAGTTCAAGATGAAAAATCATCTGTCTGTAGTAGGCGAAAACTGGAGTTTTCCTGCGTTTTGGAGTAAAATACTATAAGAGACTCTGCTATTTTGTATAAATTATACATTTTAGTAAAAACAGAACAGGTACCTATGGAAAATATTCATATTTACTTCAAGCAAACGGCTACATACCAGTTGTCCCGCATTTTTTTTAAACAGTTAAAAGACTTTTTTGAAACTTTAGGCGAGATTGGTATTCGTTTTGTTCTAACATTGAAGTATATATTGAAAGGTCAAATAAGTTGGAAACAAGTTGTTGATTGTTCTTCTCGATTTGCCGTTGATTCATTACCTATTACGTTATCAATAGTTGCAATGACAGCTATTATTGTTGCTGTTCAAGTAGCTCCTGAGATGATAAAACAAGGCGGAAAAGACTATATCGGTATGCTCGTTGCAATGATTATGGTCAGAGAAGTCGGTGCAATAATGTCAGGTTTTGCAATTATTTCAATGATTGGTTCTGCTATTGCCTCTGAAATCGCCACAATGCGTGTAACAGAGCAAATTGACGCACTTAAAGTTTTGAAAGTTGACCCTTTCAAATATTTGTTTGTTCCCAGAGTGATATCAGGTACAATTATGATGCCGTTTGTTGTTACAATTGCTTCTTTTGTCGGCATTTTGGCAGGCGGAATGGCTTCTTCATTGGTTTCTCCTGAGTTGAGCGGTTTGAATTATGTAAGCTCTGTTTGGCATGGGCTTGCTTTGAAAGATATTAGTATTTGTATTCTATTCAAATCAGCAGTCTTTGGGGCTGCCATCACTTTGATAAGTGCCAGTTGCGGATATGACGCAAATGGTGGTGCCAAAGGGGTCGGTTTAGCTACTACAAAAGCCGTTGTTTGGTCTTTTGTTGCTATTGTTATTATCGATTATCTTTTTGCACTTATATTTTATTTTTAAAGAAGGTTACTTTATGGGTATAAAAGTTGAACATTTAACAAAATCATTTGACGGACGCAAAGTTCTTGACGATATTTCATTCACGGTAAAAGACGGTGAAAAATTAGCTATTGTCGGATTCAGTGGTTCAGGAAAAAGTACTATTTTGAAGCTTATTTCAGGTCTTTTAAAACAAGATAGCGGAAATATTGAACTTTCAGCTGGTGACGTTGCAATGGTTTTTCAGTATTCGGCTCTTTTTGATTCCATAAATGTTTTTGATAATATTTCTTTTGCTTTGACTGAAAGACATGAGTTTAAAGGGAAATATACAAAAGATGAAATTCAAGATATTGTTGCTAAAAATCTAAAAATAGTAGGCTTAGAAGGTATTGAAGAAAAATACCCGCATGAGCTTTCAGGTGGTATGCAAAAGAGGGTAAGTTTCGCGAGGGCGATTGTTACGGAGCCTAAATTTATTCTTTATGATGAACCTACAGCCGGCTTAGACCCTGTTGCTTCAACAATAATCGAGGATTATATAAATACCTTAAACAGTGAAACACAGGCAACATCAATAATTGTCACGCACCAAATGTCTACAATTACAAGGTGTGCAGATAGAGTCATAATGCTCTATGACGGCAAAATCGTTTTCGAAGGGACGCCTGCTGAAATGTTAAGACAAGAGAACCCTTTTACAAAACAGTTCGTTTCGGCGTCAATAGAGGGTCCAATGAAGATTATGTCTTCAAGTTTTTAAAAATTTGTTATAATATTAAAGTTGAATTGAGGAATATATGAGATTTTCATCATCATTTAAAGTAGGAATATTAACACTGGCGGCAATAATTATATTGGTGTTCACGGTTTTGTGGGTAAAAGGCAGAACCTTATCCGGCGGTGAAAGATTTGCGGTTGAATTTAAAGATATCAACGGAATGAGGGTCGGCTCAGGTGTTCAAATGATGGGAGTTCGTATTGGGCAGGTGGAAGAACTTGTACCAAAAATAGAAGCGACTGATAGCGGCGTTATCGTCAAATTTGTCATAACAGAACCTAATATTCAAATACCTACTGCTTCTTCTATATCTATTCAACAATCAGGAATTATCGGTGAGCAATTCTTGGAAATTACACCTCCTCAATTAAAAACAATATATTTACCTGTAAGAAACAGCTCGCATGTGCTTCATATAAACGACAAAGTCCAAATGCTTTTAAGCAAAAAAATGCATGATGTCGGTTTGGTTAAACAGATTGAAATTGTGGATACTTCAACATTGCCGTTGACAGAAAGACAAAATCTGAAAACAAAATTGGCATATAAAGTCGGATATATCATAAATTTACCGGGGTTGATTTTGCCTGATTATATAACCGGTAAAATAAGTCTTGACGGCAATAATGATAAGCTTCGCATTGCAGCAGCCGATGGGGCTCAAATTTTATTTCCTCAAACAAAATCAAAATATACAATCATTGAACCTATGCGTTTATCTGATTTTATGAAACTCCAATATCGTTCAGCTGAGTCTTTGGCTGAAACTAATGAACGTTTGTCTTTGCTCTTGTCTGATGATGTAATTGCAGATTTGAAACAATCTGCAAAAGCGATGAAAGAGTTGACATTAAATGCTAATACTACTTTTGAAAAAGCTCAAGTTTTGATTGATACATCTAAAAATGAATTGTTGACTTTATCAAGTAATGCAGATATGTTGGCGGCAAAAATCTCTACTCTTGCGGATAATTTGAATGCTATTGCCGGTGATAAAGAGCTTATCAACAATATTTCCACTACGAGCAAGTCAGTCAACAGATTGTCTAACAATTTGAATAAAATTATTGAAGATCCTAAAACAAAAGTTACTTTGGCGAATTTAGATGTTACAACAAGAAATGTGGCTGAAATCTCCGGTTTCGTAAATGATATGACAAAAGACCCGGCCTTAAAATCTAATATTTCAAATTCAGTTATAAAATTAAATACGGCGTTAGACAAATTGAGTGTAACTCTTGATACAGTTAACTCCGTTAGTGCAACACCTGAAGACCGAGAAAAAATCAAAGCGACTATGGCTGATATAAATGTTACTTCTTCTAATTTGAAAAAATTCTCTGAAAAATTGAACAAACGGTTCTTGTTATTTAGATTGTTATTCTAGTTATGAAACTTTTTCTATCAAAATTACATTATAAAAATATAAACGAATTGGACTTTTTCGAGGCTATGGTCTTGAAGGTCCTTTTCGGCTTTTCTGTTTTTTATAAATTGGTTGTCCAATTCAGAAATTATCTTTATGATGAAAATTTAATCAAGTCTTATTGCCCTCACGCCTTGACGATTTCTGTCGGAAATCTCACAACAGGCGGCGTTGGCAAAACTCCAGTCGTTGCTGAAATTGCAAATACATTCTCGCAAAAAGGCAAAATAGTTTCTATATTGTCACGTGGCTACGGGGCTGCTTTAGATAACAAAGAGCCAAATATAATTTCTGACGGCAAGAATATTTTTTATTCTTCTGAAAAAGGTGGCGATGAACCTGTTTTCTTGGCGGAAAATTGCCCAAATGTATCAGTTGTAACTTGTGCTTCACGAGTTAAGGCTGCTAAAATTGCCGAAAAAAACTTTAATGCTGATGTTTTGTTGTTAGATGACGCTTTTCAGCATAGAAAATTAGGGCGTCACATTAATCTCGCTTTGGTTGACAATAAAAACCGCTTCGGTAATGAACTATTGTTGCCCTCAGGACCATTGAGAGAACCGCTTGAAAACATAAAACGTGCAGATAAAATTATTTTGGTCAACAAAAGTTCTGACGATGAAAATGCCTTGAGATATTGTGAAGAGCTTGAAAATCGCTTTCATAAAAAAGTATTTTTATGCAAAATGGTTCCTGATAAAACTTATAATATTTTGACAAATAAGGAGCTTGAAAAAGATTCTAGAGTGTTGGCTTTTTCTGCTATCGGGCAACCATCTGAATTTTATGAATTTGTGAAAAAAGACTACAATCTTGCTGTAACAGTCGATTTTGAAGACCATCACTTCTATGATGAATCAAATATTAAAGAATTGTTTGAGATTGCCTCAAAAGAATCCATAACCAAACTGGTTACTACTGAAAAAGATGCTGTAAAAATAAAAAAAATATTATCAAAATATAAAACCGAAATTGAAATATATGCTTTGAAACTCAAAGCTTTTTTGGATGTAGAGGAGATTTGTCGTGACTAAAAAAATACTTGTCCTCAGATATAGGTTTATCGGGGATACAGTTCTTGCAGTGCCGTTTTTGCGGAATTTAAGAGCCGCATATCCTAATGCTCAAATTGATATGTTGGTTGCTCCAAAATCCGGCGAAGTTATTGAAAATTGCCCTTACGTAGACAATTTTATTTATTTTGATACCACAAGAAAACACAAATATGAAAATATAGACTCAAAACCAAAAACATTTTGGAGCTACGTTAAAAAACTTAGAAATGAAAAATACGATAAAGCCTACGTTTTAAAGCGTTCCTTTTCTAGTGCAGCTCTTGCATTCTTTTCCGGAATTAATGAAAGGGTTGGTTTTGATACTGAAGGACGAGGCTTCCTGCTGACGAAGAAAGTTCCTTATTCAAAAAATAAACACGAAGTAGAATGCTTTTTAGACGTCTTAAGGGCTGATAATATACCTGTTAATGATAACTATTTGGAAAATTGGGTGGAAGAAGCAGCTGCGTTAAAAATAGATGAACTTTTGACTACGGATTTACATTCTCAAAAAAAACACGTTATAGTTCACGCTACAGCGACAAACGCAGGAAAAATTTGGGCAAAGGAAAATTTTGCCGAAATTATCAGATATTTGTCAGATGAAAAAAATGTTCAAGTTATATATATTGGTACAGATTTTGATAAAAATTATTATTCAGAAATTGAAGATATAATAGGGAAAAAATTAAAAAATACGCCTTTGAATTTTTGCGGAGAATTTTCTTTGCAAGAAAGTTTGGCAATGATTGCAAAAGCAGATTTACTCGTCGGCAATGATTCTGGAAATTTGCACATGGCAGCTTCTGTTCATACAAAGGTTATTGGTATATATGGACCAATGCCGTTTGAAAAATGGTATGCGTTGGGAGATGAAAATATTCTTTTAAAATCGGATTTACCTTGTATGCCGTGTTCTCTAAAGAAAAAATGCGACAGAGATAAAGAATGCTTGTCAAAAGTTTCTGTAAATGAAGTGAAAGCTGCTATTGACAAGTTGTTATAGGAATGTTCACAAACTTGTCTTAAATTAATCAAAATTGTAATATATTCAAGACGACAAGATGACAAGAAAGGTAATCTTATGAAAAGTGATAATCTAAAAAAAGGTATTAATCACGCACCGCACAGGGCACTGCTTTATGCTACGGGTGTTTCAAAAGAAGGTATGAAAAAACCTTTTATCGGAATTGCAAGTTCGTTTTCCGAATTGGTTCCCGGGCACGTAAATATGCGTGACTTGGAAAGATATATTGAAAAAGGTATCCACTCCGGTGGCGGTCAGTCTTTTATTTTCGGGGTTCCAGCAGTTTGTGACGGAATTGCTATGGGGCATAGCGGAATGAAATATTCACTTCCTTCAAGAGATTTGATAGCTGATTGTGTTGAAACGGTCGCTTCCGCCCATCAGTTAGATGGATTAATTTTGCTTACAAATTGCGACAAAATCACCC belongs to Candidatus Gastranaerophilales bacterium and includes:
- the smpB gene encoding SsrA-binding protein SmpB; its protein translation is MGKKQISLNRKAFHEYHIFDKYVAGMVLTGTEIKSIRKGSVNFKDSFVKIENAEAFLYNCHISPYEQGNRYNVDPLRVRKLLLNKKEIEKIIGKIKKDGYTIVPIEMFLSDGWAKLEIALAKGKKLYDKRDDLAKKAQNRDIQRAMKVR
- a CDS encoding helix-turn-helix transcriptional regulator; its protein translation is MKKDLTQERLAEIMNVSQNYVANIECGKANMSLAKVLELSKFLDVKIEALLTFK
- the dnaX gene encoding DNA polymerase III subunit gamma/tau — encoded protein: MSEKYVPLYRKYRPQTFYDLIGQENIVNALSNAIKLNRIAHAYLLCGPRGTGKTSSARILAKSLNCKEGPTLKPCGKCPSCLDIMNSVPVDVVEIDAASNRSVEDTQAILEKIQYVPVNGRYKIYVIDEVHMLSNHAFNALLKTLEEPPENVIFILATTEPHKVLETIISRCQRFDFRRITTEDIVKRLSYISEQEKINIAKEALYSIAKNSAGGMRDAVALLDQISVLGQNKEINIEDINELLGKISFEMLFDITTCIIDSDSAKAIELIDKIYNKGNEPIQIVNNLIQYFRDLMILKNCNDKSLVLNLTQLNENSIEKSKPQAESFEPEQIIALIDKLSYYATQIKETTNKYLWLELCLIDIANNQANMTVASLTKRIDLLESQIANGSPITAAPQSKALQPVKKPVEPHATQPIHSIDKEPQKPIEQTEPTETKKPASSPQKQEVKTPQEVKVACLTDGDIRTTWHSLLENIESMPSRAFYSSLARPIEITPEKVTISFAKDIFVRQAKEDTKKLPLENAAKKFFSVASIKIEVHLSDGTEPEQNVKKKVELAPKSDTDDNEIHTQEEEEYLSQMMKKDAPLKTEKPADLDESDQAKMFIQLFDGKYID
- a CDS encoding LD-carboxypeptidase, with amino-acid sequence MNIIKPKKLQKGDTIGILAVSGLIKEAEKIKKAKKYFEALGYKVVLSKNIDEKFTCMAGTDDVRLKALHNFFADEKIDAILCARGGYGVLRLVKNIDYELIKNNPKLLIGYSDITALLAMIYKNTGLITFHGAMANGDFGADKIDEFTKDSFFSVVTSKEKGLEFKAKDGFKTYSCGVARGILWGGNLSTITTLAGIDFIPDEKFIFFFEDINEPAYKIDRMLTQLFNIEKFKNNLAGIAIGEFVGLDKQEYLDEFLADKAQKLDVPVSDGFYISHAAKKYTLPIGVKSEFDANLGLIKTLESAIV
- a CDS encoding ATP-binding cassette domain-containing protein, whose translation is MQDLFEIKNLDMHYPLNDGFMGKNSGYVYALNDVNFKIYDGEILGLVGESGCGKSTLGKCVLRLIAPTHGEVLYKKDDVLKKNKKELKIFREHAQLIFQNPYASLDPKMTIYETLKEPLVIHGYKDKNLIDEKIKNIAELVGIEERSLFNYPHEFSGGQRQRIAIARAIILSPKFIVADEPVSALDVSIQAQIINLLLDLKKKLNLTVLFVSHDLSVVKYVSDRVAVMYLGEIVELGLKNEIFNNPKHPYTKALLSAIPTINQDLKTEKILLEGDLPSPQNPPKGCKFHTRCPYAKEICREIEPQKQEISYTHFAKCHFVNS
- a CDS encoding type II secretion system protein — translated: MRKAFTLAEVLITLVIIGVIAALTIPSLLNSTNQQETITGVKKVYSQLSTALQNNYAKNGESLSDIEDKCEDDSNCWYDEFYSKNFNIISSMAPADSKACTSWEHGSYDITFYTADGMAYSISGGNILVDINGDKKPNEYTTEWSSEVKLNDGFGFSFSTTGHYDSDIGAWKTDGDIVEAEAPATAIIENIDCTHGRHDCDCNACY
- a CDS encoding ABC transporter permease is translated as MENIHIYFKQTATYQLSRIFFKQLKDFFETLGEIGIRFVLTLKYILKGQISWKQVVDCSSRFAVDSLPITLSIVAMTAIIVAVQVAPEMIKQGGKDYIGMLVAMIMVREVGAIMSGFAIISMIGSAIASEIATMRVTEQIDALKVLKVDPFKYLFVPRVISGTIMMPFVVTIASFVGILAGGMASSLVSPELSGLNYVSSVWHGLALKDISICILFKSAVFGAAITLISASCGYDANGGAKGVGLATTKAVVWSFVAIVIIDYLFALIFYF